From a region of the Streptomyces venezuelae genome:
- a CDS encoding PAS domain-containing protein, which yields MSSRPSRGAARLAAILDALPDALLLVNANGTVVNANSIALEIMESPGTGLVGRGVLDLLPEFDSKLIPGSMRRPGEDDGGRTKPKRMIARRTDGSEFPVELTSAHLDGRDAYREPQPSYTGDELLMLVVRDLSQTVDTEAELARSQRQTEMILRAAAEGVVGTDTDGRVVLVNPAAAQILGYRATDLGNRELHGLVQHSRADGSPFPFEESPLADTLRSGRKHRVRGQVLWNKAGQPVAVDLTTSPVRDGEQLVGAVMTFTDRRPYDALAARHAQLMAVLGDSLRGPLDELRGELATLAADDAGQLWPEANQLLHHLAAGYSRMTTLVDNVLGYQRLDTGRDRLTKKNVLINTVVTAGVDGAVELIGPGRAQFAVHAPTIEAEVDADRISTALAHLIADVAGVDATGKTRQGSGYSDSTIVVAAAQRGDVVRIEVRGPYEGGNPVHEPIVRGIVAAHGGVLQTVEVPGAPGGAYVLELPLGSGAGTVTLPEPAEEPPADPAADGAGTAGGAAPGKVSGGRRGRRGVDAFLDDETPGPDAAQAAPAQPRAQAQAAQGGGALALPSGRRRAGEAGDAPETGPELAQSPVNPAGLGTGRRRGRAGDGSGEAEGTAGHDGPGRPVPPQGTAMPALPPVPAVPPVPVSEHPAGRRRALGPAGPAQPGGPVPATGLGPAPAPARPIAPEGGFALPAGPTPAPAAADSDADAPAGRRGRRVLGAPAAEPETAATQPDESAENPTGRRRALAGAPAWPVPAARTAPEDGEASGQVAVPGARRPHDTPAEGQTAQPISVRALGTLGQGISVDPSGSGPASGSSTASGPGTASGPGAASGSGRRRRLAEPAPQGRAFAIGAPEAGSDEGPEPLDGPGGAVEVVNRPVPQPVDDELPPEPLDNPRRLLVWPAPDVQTQQALSDRGYRPVIVHSREEVDAQIAAFPAALFVDPLTGPITRTALQSLRQAAVAAEVPVLVTAGLGHATREAAYGADPAVLLKALAPRDSEQHPSRVLVIEEREEIATALTAALERRGMQVARAGADTDAVELATRMRPNLVVMDLMQVRRRRAGIVDWLRANGQLNRTPLVVYTATGIDPAELPRLASGESVLFLAERSTTADVQGRIVDLLAKIGTN from the coding sequence GTGAGCAGCAGGCCATCCCGAGGCGCTGCTCGCCTCGCAGCAATACTCGACGCTCTTCCGGACGCGCTGTTGCTCGTCAACGCCAACGGCACGGTCGTCAACGCCAATTCGATCGCGCTCGAGATCATGGAGAGTCCCGGTACCGGACTCGTCGGCCGGGGCGTGCTCGACCTCCTGCCCGAGTTCGACTCCAAGCTGATCCCCGGCTCCATGCGCCGGCCCGGCGAGGACGACGGCGGCCGCACCAAGCCCAAGCGGATGATCGCGCGCCGTACCGACGGCTCCGAGTTCCCCGTCGAGCTCACCAGCGCCCATCTCGACGGACGCGACGCCTACCGCGAGCCGCAACCCTCGTACACGGGCGACGAGCTGCTGATGCTCGTGGTCCGCGACCTCTCGCAGACCGTGGACACCGAGGCCGAGCTGGCGCGCTCGCAGCGGCAGACCGAGATGATCCTGCGTGCCGCCGCCGAGGGCGTCGTGGGCACCGACACCGACGGACGGGTGGTGCTGGTCAACCCGGCCGCCGCCCAGATCCTCGGCTACCGGGCCACCGATCTCGGCAACCGCGAACTGCACGGCCTCGTCCAGCACTCCCGCGCCGACGGATCGCCCTTCCCCTTCGAGGAGTCCCCGCTCGCCGACACCCTGCGCAGCGGGCGCAAGCACCGCGTCCGCGGGCAGGTGCTGTGGAACAAGGCCGGGCAGCCCGTCGCCGTCGACCTGACCACGTCGCCCGTACGGGACGGGGAACAGCTCGTCGGCGCCGTCATGACCTTCACCGACCGGCGGCCCTACGACGCCCTCGCCGCTCGGCACGCACAGCTGATGGCCGTCCTCGGCGACTCCCTGCGGGGGCCTCTGGACGAGCTGCGCGGTGAGCTCGCGACGCTGGCCGCCGACGACGCCGGACAGCTGTGGCCCGAGGCCAATCAGCTGCTGCACCACCTGGCCGCCGGGTACTCCCGGATGACCACGCTGGTGGACAACGTCCTCGGCTACCAGCGCCTGGACACCGGGCGTGACCGGCTCACGAAGAAGAACGTCCTGATCAACACCGTCGTCACGGCGGGTGTCGACGGTGCCGTCGAGCTGATCGGCCCGGGTCGCGCGCAGTTCGCCGTCCATGCGCCGACCATCGAGGCCGAGGTGGACGCGGACCGGATCTCGACCGCGCTCGCCCACCTGATCGCGGACGTGGCCGGAGTGGACGCGACCGGCAAGACCCGCCAGGGCAGCGGCTACAGCGATTCGACGATCGTGGTGGCCGCCGCGCAGCGCGGCGATGTCGTACGGATCGAGGTGCGCGGGCCGTACGAGGGCGGGAACCCGGTGCACGAGCCGATCGTGCGGGGAATCGTGGCCGCGCACGGCGGTGTGCTGCAGACGGTGGAGGTTCCGGGCGCGCCCGGCGGGGCGTACGTGCTGGAGCTCCCGCTCGGCTCGGGCGCCGGGACGGTGACCCTGCCGGAGCCGGCGGAGGAGCCCCCGGCCGATCCGGCCGCGGACGGCGCGGGGACGGCCGGGGGCGCGGCTCCCGGCAAGGTCTCCGGCGGCCGGCGTGGCCGGCGCGGGGTGGACGCCTTCCTGGACGACGAGACCCCCGGCCCCGACGCGGCGCAGGCCGCACCAGCACAGCCACGAGCACAAGCACAAGCGGCGCAGGGCGGCGGCGCGCTGGCGCTGCCTTCCGGGCGGCGGCGCGCGGGGGAGGCCGGCGACGCTCCCGAGACGGGACCCGAACTCGCGCAGTCCCCGGTGAACCCGGCGGGACTCGGCACCGGTCGCAGGCGCGGCCGGGCCGGTGACGGCAGCGGCGAGGCCGAAGGCACCGCCGGGCACGACGGCCCCGGGCGGCCCGTGCCCCCGCAGGGCACGGCCATGCCCGCGCTCCCGCCCGTACCCGCGGTGCCCCCGGTTCCGGTGAGCGAGCATCCCGCCGGGCGGCGCCGGGCCCTGGGTCCGGCCGGTCCGGCGCAGCCCGGCGGCCCCGTCCCCGCGACCGGGCTCGGGCCGGCGCCCGCTCCCGCGCGGCCCATCGCTCCCGAGGGCGGCTTCGCCCTGCCCGCCGGGCCGACGCCGGCTCCCGCCGCGGCGGACTCCGACGCCGACGCCCCCGCCGGACGGCGTGGCCGCCGGGTGCTGGGCGCCCCGGCAGCCGAGCCCGAGACCGCCGCCACGCAGCCCGACGAGTCCGCGGAGAACCCGACCGGGCGTCGCCGCGCGCTGGCCGGCGCACCGGCGTGGCCGGTTCCGGCGGCCCGTACCGCTCCCGAGGACGGCGAGGCGTCCGGCCAGGTCGCGGTGCCCGGTGCGCGTCGGCCGCACGACACCCCTGCGGAGGGCCAGACCGCGCAGCCGATCAGCGTGCGCGCCCTCGGCACCCTCGGCCAGGGCATCTCCGTCGACCCCAGCGGCTCCGGACCGGCCTCCGGGTCCAGCACGGCTTCCGGGCCCGGCACGGCCTCCGGACCTGGTGCGGCCTCCGGGTCCGGCCGCCGGCGACGGCTCGCCGAGCCCGCCCCCCAGGGCCGCGCCTTCGCCATAGGGGCGCCCGAAGCCGGCTCCGACGAGGGCCCCGAGCCGCTGGACGGCCCGGGTGGCGCCGTCGAGGTCGTCAACCGGCCCGTGCCTCAGCCGGTGGACGACGAGCTGCCCCCGGAGCCCCTGGACAACCCGCGCCGGCTCCTGGTGTGGCCCGCGCCGGACGTGCAGACGCAGCAGGCGCTCAGCGACCGCGGCTACCGGCCGGTGATCGTGCACTCCCGCGAGGAAGTGGACGCGCAGATCGCCGCGTTCCCCGCCGCGCTGTTCGTCGACCCGCTGACCGGGCCGATCACCCGGACGGCCCTGCAGTCCCTGCGCCAGGCCGCCGTGGCCGCGGAGGTCCCGGTACTCGTCACGGCCGGGCTGGGGCACGCCACGCGCGAGGCGGCGTACGGCGCCGATCCGGCCGTCCTGCTGAAGGCGCTGGCGCCACGGGACAGCGAACAGCACCCCTCCCGGGTGCTGGTGATCGAGGAGCGCGAGGAGATCGCGACCGCGCTGACCGCCGCCCTGGAGCGGCGCGGCATGCAGGTCGCCCGGGCGGGTGCCGACACCGACGCCGTGGAACTGGCGACCCGGATGCGGCCCAACCTGGTGGTCATGGACCTGATGCAGGTGCGCCGCCGGCGAGCCGGGATCGTGGACTGGCTGCGCGCCAACGGGCAGCTGAACCGCACCCCCCTGGTCGTCTACACCGCGACCGGCATCGACCCGGCCGAACTGCCGCGGCTGGCCTCCGGCGAGAGCGTCCTCTTCCTCGCGGAACGGTCCACCACGGCGGACGTCCAGGGCCGCATCGTGGACCTCCTGGCCAAGATCGGCACCAACTAG
- a CDS encoding DUF2797 domain-containing protein, with protein MTWWCTGIRWKDGRPSIGWYGEGRGERVSELAYGQRIAFAARGERHCLGVRRAGKRTPCPTADTVPGRAGNAQCPECARLDRSFSVAADTNAADPRTYRVYLAWFGPGMVKVGITAEERGSARLLEQGAVTWAWLGRGPLMATRRTEELLRAALGVPDRIAYARKRGVRAHLPAAPDRAREVAELHARAAALAGWPESLERVECEVADHAGAFGLDALPGLPGPARALTEMVPGGAVVGRLAGAAGPDLHLADSLVVDTRLLAGWELTAPGGEAVTSVPTAQIPSVSPAPGEQGGLF; from the coding sequence GTGACCTGGTGGTGCACCGGGATCCGGTGGAAGGACGGCCGACCGTCCATCGGGTGGTACGGGGAGGGGCGCGGGGAGCGGGTGAGCGAGCTCGCGTACGGGCAGCGGATCGCCTTCGCGGCACGCGGGGAGCGGCACTGTCTCGGTGTACGGCGAGCCGGCAAGCGGACGCCCTGTCCCACCGCGGACACCGTGCCGGGCCGAGCCGGGAACGCGCAGTGCCCCGAGTGCGCCCGCCTCGACCGGTCGTTCTCCGTGGCGGCCGACACCAACGCCGCTGATCCGCGCACCTACCGGGTGTACCTGGCCTGGTTCGGGCCCGGCATGGTCAAGGTCGGGATCACCGCGGAGGAACGCGGCTCGGCCCGGCTGCTGGAGCAGGGCGCGGTGACCTGGGCCTGGCTCGGGCGTGGTCCGCTGATGGCCACGCGGCGCACCGAGGAGCTGCTGCGGGCGGCGCTCGGGGTGCCCGACCGGATCGCGTACGCCCGTAAGCGCGGGGTACGGGCCCACCTGCCGGCCGCGCCTGATCGGGCCCGGGAGGTCGCCGAGCTGCACGCACGGGCGGCGGCGCTGGCCGGGTGGCCGGAGTCGCTGGAGCGGGTGGAGTGCGAAGTGGCGGACCATGCAGGGGCGTTCGGGCTGGACGCCCTGCCGGGCCTGCCCGGACCGGCGCGGGCGCTCACCGAGATGGTGCCGGGCGGGGCCGTCGTGGGCCGGCTGGCGGGTGCGGCCGGGCCCGATCTGCACCTTGCCGACAGCCTCGTGGTGGACACCCGGCTTCTGGCGGGCTGGGAGCTCACCGCTCCCGGCGGCGAGGCCGTGACCTCGGTCCCGACGGCGCAGATCCCGTCCGTCTCCCCGGCTCCAGGCGAGCAGGGCGGGCTGTTCTGA
- a CDS encoding SMP-30/gluconolactonase/LRE family protein produces the protein MSAIADLTLYEILDERFQTGRCTNGDARLDRLYDDCRWAEGPLYLPAWRQLVWSDIPNDRMLRWDEATGAVSVFRSPAGHSNGNTLDREGRLITCEQGNRRVTRTEPDGSLTVIADRFDGKRLNSPNDAVVRSDGSVWFSDPDFGITSDYEGHRAPSEIGACNLYRADPATGEVRLVADGFLGPNGLVFSPDESELYAADTRAGHIRAFKVTDDGALTHDRVFTTCPGADNIRFDDEGRLWAAAMENGVQCYAADGTLIGRLRVPEPVSNIAFGGAKNNRLFITATTSLYSLVMSVTGLPRVL, from the coding sequence ATGTCTGCCATAGCCGACCTCACCTTGTACGAGATTCTGGACGAACGCTTCCAGACCGGCCGCTGCACCAACGGCGACGCCCGGCTGGACCGGCTCTACGACGACTGCCGCTGGGCGGAGGGCCCGCTCTACCTGCCCGCCTGGCGGCAACTGGTGTGGAGCGACATCCCCAACGACCGGATGCTGCGCTGGGACGAGGCGACCGGAGCGGTCTCGGTCTTCCGCTCCCCGGCGGGCCACTCCAACGGCAACACCCTGGACCGAGAAGGCCGTCTGATCACCTGTGAGCAGGGCAACCGGCGCGTCACCCGCACCGAACCGGACGGCAGCCTCACCGTCATCGCCGACCGCTTCGACGGCAAGCGGCTCAACAGCCCGAACGATGCGGTCGTCCGCTCCGACGGCTCCGTCTGGTTCTCCGACCCCGACTTCGGCATCACCAGCGATTACGAGGGCCACCGCGCACCCAGCGAGATCGGCGCCTGCAACCTCTACCGGGCCGACCCCGCGACCGGCGAGGTCCGGCTGGTCGCCGACGGCTTCCTCGGCCCCAACGGCCTGGTCTTCTCGCCCGACGAGAGCGAGCTGTACGCCGCGGACACCCGGGCCGGCCACATCCGCGCCTTCAAGGTCACCGACGACGGCGCCCTCACCCACGACCGCGTCTTCACCACCTGCCCCGGGGCCGACAACATCCGCTTCGACGACGAAGGCCGGCTGTGGGCGGCCGCGATGGAGAACGGCGTCCAGTGCTACGCCGCGGACGGCACCCTGATCGGCCGCCTCCGGGTACCCGAACCGGTCTCGAACATCGCCTTCGGCGGCGCCAAGAACAACCGCCTCTTCATCACCGCCACCACCTCCCTCTACTCCCTGGTGATGTCGGTGACCGGCCTGCCCCGGGTCCTCTGA
- a CDS encoding SigE family RNA polymerase sigma factor has translation MTTPVCTLASNPTPYPSFSAYVRTRGTVLMRTARSLTANSCDAEDLLQTALAKTYVAWDRIEDHRALDGYVRRTLVNTRTSQWRKRKVDEFVCDELPETEAVPACDPAEAQALRDAMWRAVTRLPDRQRAMVVLRYYEDLSEAQTAELLGVSVGTVKSAVSRALGKLREDPELLPVR, from the coding sequence ATGACCACGCCTGTGTGCACGCTCGCCTCGAATCCGACGCCGTACCCGTCGTTCTCGGCGTACGTACGGACCCGCGGCACGGTCCTGATGCGCACCGCGCGCTCCCTCACCGCCAACTCGTGCGACGCGGAGGACCTGCTCCAGACGGCCCTCGCGAAGACGTACGTGGCCTGGGACCGGATCGAGGACCACCGCGCCCTGGACGGCTATGTCCGTCGGACCCTCGTCAACACCCGTACCTCCCAGTGGCGCAAGCGCAAGGTCGACGAGTTCGTATGCGACGAGCTTCCGGAGACCGAGGCGGTACCGGCCTGCGACCCCGCCGAGGCGCAGGCCCTGCGGGACGCGATGTGGCGCGCGGTGACCCGGCTGCCCGACCGGCAGCGGGCCATGGTCGTCCTGCGGTACTACGAGGATCTGAGCGAGGCGCAGACGGCGGAGCTGCTCGGGGTCTCGGTCGGCACGGTCAAGAGCGCGGTCTCCCGTGCGCTCGGCAAGCTCCGCGAGGACCCGGAGCTCCTGCCGGTCCGGTGA
- a CDS encoding Lrp/AsnC family transcriptional regulator: MDDIDRALVLRLQQDAGQSYAALGTAVGLSAGATHERVRKLRERGVIRRTTVDVDPAAVGSGVLAYVMVDSNAWMGESGADFAAIPEIQEAHIIAGSASVLVKVRTASTEQLQDVLRRLYAIDGVSGTHATVVLDTFFERPLPL, encoded by the coding sequence GTGGACGACATCGACCGTGCGCTCGTCCTGCGCCTGCAGCAGGACGCAGGCCAGTCGTACGCCGCTCTCGGCACGGCCGTCGGGCTCTCGGCGGGGGCCACCCACGAGCGGGTACGGAAACTGCGCGAGCGCGGGGTGATCCGGCGGACCACCGTCGACGTCGACCCGGCCGCCGTCGGCAGCGGAGTCCTGGCCTACGTGATGGTCGACTCCAACGCGTGGATGGGCGAGTCCGGTGCCGACTTCGCCGCGATCCCCGAGATCCAGGAGGCGCACATCATCGCGGGCAGCGCGTCCGTGCTGGTCAAGGTGCGTACGGCCTCGACCGAACAGCTGCAGGACGTACTGCGCCGGCTCTACGCCATCGACGGTGTCAGCGGAACGCATGCCACCGTCGTCCTGGACACCTTCTTCGAGCGGCCGCTCCCGCTGTGA
- a CDS encoding IS481 family transposase, producing the protein MPHRNAPLTETGRLRLARCVVVDGWPLRRAAERFQVSPTTAQRWAIRYRALGEAGMADHSSRPHHSPRRTATRTERRIIKVRIQRRWGPARIAHLLGLAPSTVHRVLARFGLARLTHLDRATGRVIRRYERERPGELVHVDIKKLGNIPDGGGHKTLGRQAGRKTKTGVGYQYIHTAVDDHSRLAYSEIHADEKKETATAFWSRAQAYYASAGITVERVLTDNGSCYKSHAWRDLLAAAGIAHKRTRPYRPQTNGKVERLNRTLLDEWAYARPYRSEQERRDAFPQWLHTYNHHRGHTALAGKPPASRVPNLTGQYT; encoded by the coding sequence GTGCCCCACCGTAATGCACCCCTGACCGAGACCGGACGACTACGCCTGGCCCGTTGTGTGGTCGTGGACGGCTGGCCCCTTCGGCGGGCTGCCGAGCGTTTCCAGGTCTCGCCGACCACCGCCCAGCGGTGGGCTATCCGCTACCGGGCCCTGGGCGAGGCCGGTATGGCCGACCATTCCTCCCGACCGCACCACAGCCCTCGCCGGACCGCGACCCGCACCGAACGCCGGATCATCAAGGTCCGCATCCAGCGGCGGTGGGGTCCGGCCCGCATCGCCCACCTGCTGGGCCTGGCGCCCTCGACCGTGCACCGTGTGCTGGCCCGGTTCGGCCTGGCCCGCCTGACGCATCTGGACCGGGCCACCGGCCGTGTCATACGCCGCTACGAACGTGAGCGTCCGGGCGAACTCGTCCACGTCGACATCAAAAAGCTCGGCAACATCCCCGACGGCGGCGGCCACAAGACCCTCGGCCGGCAGGCCGGCCGCAAAACCAAGACCGGCGTCGGCTACCAGTACATCCACACCGCCGTCGACGACCACTCCCGCCTCGCCTACAGCGAGATCCACGCCGACGAGAAGAAGGAAACCGCCACGGCCTTCTGGAGCAGGGCCCAGGCCTACTACGCCAGTGCCGGAATCACCGTCGAACGGGTCCTGACCGACAACGGCTCCTGCTACAAGTCCCACGCCTGGCGTGACCTGCTGGCAGCGGCCGGGATCGCCCACAAGCGAACCCGGCCCTACCGGCCCCAGACCAACGGCAAGGTCGAACGACTGAACCGGACCCTGCTGGACGAGTGGGCCTACGCCCGCCCCTACCGCTCCGAGCAGGAACGACGCGACGCCTTCCCCCAATGGCTACACACCTACAATCACCACCGCGGACACACCGCGCTCGCAGGCAAACCACCCGCCAGCCGCGTCCCCAACCTCACTGGGCAATACACTTAG
- a CDS encoding antibiotic biosynthesis monooxygenase, producing the protein MAIINTSEHTVPADNGEVNLLIARQVEPGHEETFEAWAHGILETAAGFPDHLGYGLFRPAAEGGPWFLVHRFRNQAAFQRWQDSPERAQWFSNCLGHHHTEIARRELHGMETWFAKPGTTRPAPPRWKMAISSGLAIFPISLIGNAVLGPYLVNLHFVLRTAAFAVVFSTLMTYVAMPAVSRLLRPWLTRA; encoded by the coding sequence ATGGCCATCATCAACACGAGCGAGCACACCGTCCCCGCCGACAACGGGGAGGTGAATCTGCTCATCGCACGGCAGGTGGAGCCCGGCCACGAGGAGACCTTCGAGGCCTGGGCCCACGGCATCCTGGAGACGGCCGCGGGCTTCCCGGACCACCTCGGGTACGGGCTCTTCCGTCCGGCGGCGGAGGGCGGGCCGTGGTTCCTGGTCCACCGCTTCCGCAACCAGGCCGCGTTCCAGCGCTGGCAGGACTCCCCGGAGCGGGCGCAGTGGTTCTCCAACTGCCTCGGCCACCACCACACGGAGATAGCCCGCAGGGAACTGCACGGCATGGAGACCTGGTTCGCCAAGCCGGGTACGACCCGGCCCGCGCCGCCGCGGTGGAAGATGGCGATCAGCTCGGGGCTGGCCATCTTCCCGATCTCGCTGATCGGCAACGCGGTGCTCGGGCCGTACCTGGTGAATCTGCACTTCGTACTGCGGACGGCCGCCTTCGCCGTCGTGTTCAGCACCCTGATGACCTACGTGGCCATGCCCGCGGTCAGCAGACTGCTGCGGCCGTGGCTCACCCGGGCTTAG
- a CDS encoding SSI family serine proteinase inhibitor: MLRLAAFAVTSALAAAVAGPLPPLPLGRLLATPDHLTIAMADTGNPRLDREYRLECGPVGGDHPEAEGACARLDQFAREGKDPFAPVSKRQICTMQHGGPATARITGTWNGYKVDATFRRTNGCEIRRWNELEPLLPSGPS, translated from the coding sequence ATGCTGCGTCTCGCCGCCTTCGCCGTCACCTCCGCCCTGGCCGCCGCGGTGGCCGGGCCACTGCCCCCGCTCCCACTGGGCCGGCTGCTGGCGACGCCCGACCACCTCACCATCGCCATGGCCGACACCGGGAACCCCCGGCTGGACCGGGAGTACCGGCTGGAATGCGGCCCCGTCGGCGGCGACCACCCGGAAGCGGAAGGGGCCTGCGCCCGGCTGGACCAGTTCGCCCGCGAGGGGAAGGACCCCTTCGCCCCCGTCTCCAAGCGGCAGATCTGCACCATGCAGCACGGGGGCCCCGCCACCGCCCGGATCACCGGAACCTGGAACGGCTACAAGGTGGACGCCACGTTCCGGCGGACCAACGGATGCGAGATCCGCCGCTGGAACGAGTTGGAACCTCTGCTTCCGAGTGGGCCTTCCTGA
- a CDS encoding long-chain fatty acid--CoA ligase — MLSTMQDVPLLVTRILRHGMTIHGKSQVTTWTGEAEPHRRSFAEIGNRATRLAGALRDELGVQQDERVATLMWNNAEHVEAYFAIPSMGAVLHTLNLRLPPEQLIFIVNHAADRVVLVNGTLLPLLVPLLPHLPTIEHVVVSGIGDRSALEGLNVRVHEYEELLAGASDSYEWPELDERQAAAMCYTSGTTGDPKGVVYSHRSLYLHSMQVNMAESMGLTDRDTTLVVVPQFHVNAWGLPHATFMTGINMLMPDRFLQPAPLAEMIEREKPTHAAAVPTIWQGLLAEVTAHPRDLSSMKQVTIGGSACPPSLMEAYDKLGVRVCHAWGMTETSPLGTMAHPPSGLSAEEQWPYRITQGRFPAGVEARLIGPSGDLLPWDGQSAGELEVRGNWIASAYYGGASGEPFRPEDKFSADGWLKTGDVGVISADGYLTLTDRAKDVIKSGGEWISSVDLENALMAHPDVAEAAVVAVPDEKWGERPLATVVLREGASVGCTDLHEFLARTVAKWQLPERWTFIEAVPKTSVGKFDKKVIRKQYADGALAVTKLG; from the coding sequence TTGCTCAGCACCATGCAGGACGTACCGCTCCTCGTCACCCGCATACTCCGACACGGGATGACGATCCACGGGAAGTCCCAGGTCACGACCTGGACCGGGGAGGCCGAGCCGCACCGCCGCAGCTTCGCCGAGATCGGCAACCGCGCCACCCGTCTCGCCGGCGCCCTGCGCGACGAGCTCGGAGTGCAGCAGGACGAGCGTGTCGCCACCCTCATGTGGAACAACGCCGAGCACGTCGAGGCGTACTTCGCGATCCCCTCCATGGGCGCGGTCCTGCACACCCTCAACCTGCGGCTCCCTCCCGAGCAGCTGATCTTCATCGTCAACCACGCCGCCGACCGGGTGGTGCTGGTCAACGGCACGCTGCTGCCCCTGCTCGTACCGCTGCTGCCGCACCTGCCGACCATCGAGCACGTGGTGGTCAGCGGCATCGGCGACCGCTCCGCGCTCGAAGGCCTGAACGTGCGGGTGCACGAATACGAGGAGCTGCTCGCGGGCGCCTCCGACAGCTACGAGTGGCCCGAGCTCGACGAGCGCCAGGCAGCCGCGATGTGCTACACCTCCGGCACCACCGGGGACCCCAAGGGCGTCGTCTACTCCCACCGCTCGCTCTACCTGCACTCGATGCAGGTCAACATGGCCGAGTCGATGGGGCTGACCGACAGGGACACGACCCTCGTCGTGGTCCCGCAGTTCCACGTCAACGCCTGGGGGCTGCCGCACGCGACCTTCATGACCGGGATCAACATGCTGATGCCGGACCGTTTCCTGCAGCCCGCCCCGCTCGCCGAGATGATCGAGCGGGAGAAGCCCACGCACGCCGCAGCAGTCCCCACCATCTGGCAGGGACTCCTGGCCGAGGTCACCGCCCACCCACGCGACCTCAGCTCGATGAAGCAGGTCACCATCGGCGGCTCTGCCTGTCCCCCCTCCCTGATGGAGGCGTACGACAAACTCGGGGTGCGCGTCTGTCACGCCTGGGGCATGACCGAGACCTCGCCACTGGGCACGATGGCGCACCCGCCGTCCGGCCTGAGCGCCGAGGAGCAGTGGCCCTACCGGATCACCCAGGGCCGTTTCCCGGCGGGCGTCGAGGCCCGCCTGATCGGCCCGTCAGGCGACCTCCTGCCTTGGGACGGACAGTCGGCGGGCGAGCTGGAGGTCCGCGGCAACTGGATCGCCAGCGCGTACTACGGCGGCGCGTCCGGCGAACCCTTCCGGCCCGAGGACAAGTTCAGCGCCGACGGCTGGCTCAAGACCGGCGATGTCGGCGTGATCAGCGCCGACGGCTACCTCACCCTCACCGACCGGGCCAAGGACGTCATCAAGTCCGGCGGAGAGTGGATCTCCAGCGTGGACCTGGAGAACGCGCTGATGGCGCACCCCGACGTCGCCGAGGCAGCGGTCGTCGCCGTTCCCGACGAGAAGTGGGGAGAGCGTCCGCTGGCCACGGTGGTGCTCAGGGAGGGTGCGAGCGTGGGCTGCACGGATCTGCACGAGTTCCTCGCCCGGACCGTCGCCAAGTGGCAGCTGCCGGAGCGCTGGACGTTCATCGAGGCGGTACCGAAGACCAGCGTCGGCAAGTTCGACAAGAAGGTGATCCGCAAGCAGTACGCGGACGGAGCGCTGGCCGTCACCAAGCTCGGCTGA
- a CDS encoding PH domain-containing protein has protein sequence MGLFGNAHTVDPVSAQRDYARLLGQGEQVHAAYLLIRDTILFTDRRLVLVDKQGLTGKKVEYHSIPYRSITHFSVETAGHFDLDAELKIWISGSPAPIEKTFTKGVDIYEVQAILTQFVAR, from the coding sequence ATGGGACTGTTCGGGAACGCGCACACGGTCGACCCCGTGTCGGCGCAGCGGGACTACGCGCGGCTGCTGGGCCAGGGGGAGCAGGTGCATGCCGCGTACCTGCTGATCCGGGACACGATCCTGTTCACCGACCGGCGGCTTGTGCTGGTCGACAAGCAGGGGCTCACGGGGAAGAAGGTGGAGTACCACTCCATCCCGTACCGGAGCATCACGCACTTCTCCGTCGAGACCGCCGGGCACTTCGATCTCGACGCCGAGCTCAAGATATGGATATCCGGCAGCCCGGCGCCGATCGAGAAGACCTTCACCAAGGGCGTCGACATCTACGAGGTGCAGGCGATCCTGACCCAGTTCGTCGCGCGGTAG